In the Ipomoea triloba cultivar NCNSP0323 chromosome 6, ASM357664v1 genome, one interval contains:
- the LOC116021752 gene encoding ankyrin-3 isoform X1 has protein sequence MTVFGHSGGGGGFLAGKQVFPVNYEAEVSRRLLEASHSNDLATALECLQDSFVDVNFVGDVCLKVRKAEVVLREESPNEVRVGYEEFKTDVTSLFLAVHNGNVALVRKLLSIGADVNQKLFRGYATTVAVRENHLEILEMLLKAGASQQACEEALLEASCYGHARIAELLMGSDLIRPRIAVHALFTACCRGFANVVDALLKCGVDVNAISRVLLQSCKPSLHTNVDCTALVAAIVSRQVSVVRLLLEAGAKTDVKVRLGAWSWDAASGEEFRVGAGLADPYDITWCAVEYFEESGVILRSLLEHMPPNVSHCGRTLLHHAILCGNAGAVKVLLECGAHVESPVKTTRKTEFCPLHMAVRLGYSTVLKCLIDFGCDIDSKTESSETGLMICARYKQEECLKILLRHGADLGLVNTAGQSASSIAGSNRWQLGFQEAVLSIIRDGKVPKSSNMSIFSPLLFVAQSGDVLALKALIEQGINLDNQDESGFSAVMVAAREGHVDTFRLLVFSGANVRLCNKSGDTALTLCALNYKRDLFEKVLLEFAIEQGNRYAGGFYALHCAARRGDLDAVKVLLSRGYDVNVSDVDGNTPLILAAREGHSQACEVLISHGACCDAKNAKGETALSLARTKHKNEAEYVILDELARKLVLTGSHLQKHTKGGKGAVHIKEVRMVEGGILCWGKSSRRNVICQAAEVGPSISFRKTRQRKGDTEEAGLFRVITTKNKEVHFVCEGGFEMAELWVRGLKLVTREAVSGRGNIM, from the exons ATGACGGTTTTTGGACATTCAGGTGGAGGCGGCGGTTTCCTGGCCGGAAAGCAGGTTTTTCCGGTGAACTACGAAGCTGAGGTGTCACGACGCCTTCTGGAAGCTTCGCATTCCAACGATCTAGCAACGGCGCTTGAGTGCCTCCAGGATTCGTTCGTCGACGTCAACTTCGTCGGCGATGTGTGTCTCAAGGTGCGCAAGGCGGAGGTGGTGCTGCGCGAGGAGTCTCCCAACGAAGTTCGAGTCGGTTACGAGGAGTTTAAGACCGACGTCACCTCATTGTTCCTGGCCGTGCATAACGGCAATGTCGCACTCGTGAGGAAACTGCTG AGTATTGGAGCAGATGTGAACCAGAAACTTTTCAGGGGATATGCAACTACAGTAGCTGTGAGGGAGAACCACCTTGAGATTTTGGAGATGTTACTCAAGGCTGGGGCTTCTCAACAGGCCTGTGAGGAAGCTTTGCTAGAAGCCAGCTGCTATGGACATGCAAGGATAGCAGAGTTGTTAATGGGATCTGACCTCATTCGGCCTCGCATTGCTGTACATGCTCTCTTTACTGCATGCTGCAGGGGATTTGCAAATGTGGTGGATGCTCTCCTGAAG TGTGGAGTGGATGTGAATGCAATTAGTCGTGTGCTTCTCCAGTCATGCAAACCATCTCTGCACACAAATGTTGACTGTACAGCTCTTGTGGCTGCTATTGTTAGTAGGCAAGTCTCAGTAGTCCGTCTTCTGCTAGAG GCTGGTGCTAAAACTGATGTTAAAGTGCGGCTTGGAGCGTGGTCATGGGATGCAGCTTCAGGTGAAGAATTCAGAGTAGGTGCTGGGCTAGCTGATCCCTATGACATTACTTGGTGTGCTGTAGAGTACTTTGAAGAAAGTGGTGTCATTTTGCGCTCTCTTCTCGAGCACATGCCTCCTAACGTGTCTCACTGTGGAAGGACTCTGTTACATCATGCCATTCTTTGTGGCAATGCAGGAGCTGTCAAGGTACTTTTAGAATGTGGTGCTCATGTGGAGTCTCCAGTTAAAACCACCCGGAAAACTGAGTTCTGCCCTTTACATATGGCTGTACGCCTTGGATATTCAACTGTTCTCaagtgtctaattgactttgGCTGTGACATAGATTCAAAAACAGAATCCAGCGAGACAGGTCTTATGATCTGTGCTAGATACAAACAAGAAGAGTGCCTCAAAATCTTGCTCAGACATGGTGCTGATTTAGGCTTAGTAAATACAGCCGGTCAATCAGCAAGTTCGATTGCTGGTTCCAACCGATGGCAGCTTGGTTTTCAGGAAGCAGTCCTGAGCATCATCCGCGATGGAAAGGTTCCTAAGTCAAGCAATATGTCCATATTCTCTCCTTTACTGTTTGTTGCTCAATCTGGAGATGTTTTGGCACTAAAAGCTCTCATTGAGCAAGGGATCAATCTTGATAATCAAGATGAAAGCGGTTTCTCTGCTGTTATGGTTGCTGCAAGGGAAGGCCATGTTGATACCTTCCGGTTGCTTGTATTCTCTGGAGCCAATGTCAGACTCTGCAATAAGTCTGGGGACACAGCACTAACACTCTGTGCACTGAATTACAAGCGCGATCTCTTTGAAAAGGTTTTGCTCGAGTTCGCTATTGAACAAGGTAACCGTTATGCTGGAGGATTTTATGCTCTACATTGTGCTGCTCGTCGGGGGGACTTGGATGCAGTGAAAGTGTTATTAAGTAGGGGTTATGACGTAAACGTATCTGATGTGGATGGTAACACACCCCTTATTCTGGCAGCCCGCGAAGGTCACAGCCAAGCATGTGAAGTATTGATCTCTCACGGAGCTTGTTGTGACGCCAAGAATGCAAAGGGTGAAACTGCGCTATCACTAGCAAGAACGAAACATAAAAATGAGGCAGAGTACGTGATATTAGACGAACTTGCTCGAAAACTGGTCTTAACTGGCTCCCATTTACAGAAACACACAAAGGGAGGCAAAGGAGCTGTGCACATAAAAGAAGTTAGAATGGTGGAAGGCGGAATCTTGTGCTGGGGAAAATCAAGCAGGCGCAATGTCATATGCCAGGCAGCAGAAGTCGGCCCCAGCATTAGCTTTCGAAAAACTAGGCAACGGAAGGGTGACACAGAAGAGGCAGGACTATTTCGTGTGATCACAACAAAGAACAAGGAAGTGCACTTTGTGTGTGAGGGTGGATTTGAGATGGCGGAGTTGTGGGTGAGGGGACTAAAGCTCGTGACAAGAGAGGCTGTTTCCGGCAGAGGCAATATAATGTAG
- the LOC116022782 gene encoding dehydrodolichyl diphosphate synthase 2-like, with protein MWVLQFPTTHSFSNFTMASTQPPADSKRRFAPAPAPTPTQRVLKVKYGRPTDIDMSEASPNNTSRGQLPEGLVPELMPKHVGFILDGNRRWAKEKGMMVELGHQFGSKKVKHLITLCHNWGIKVLSLFTFSTENWLRPKEEVGFLMRLFKEVIDTELEESRRAGVRISFIGDKSKLPTSVQELVQAAEEATKANTNVHILVAMNYSGRSDILQACKRIARKVKDGALEVEDIENEGMFDGELETRCAEFPNPDLLIRTSGELRISNFMLWQLAYTELFFVDKNFPDFQEDDFLQALRSFQQRHRRFGGHKY; from the exons atgtgggtTTTGCAGTTCCCAACTACCCACTCCTTCTCTAACTTCACCATGGCATCTACACAGCCGCCGGCTGACAGTAAGCGAAGGTtcgcgccggcgccggcgccgacGCCGACGCAAAGAGTTCTGAAGGTTAAGTACGGTCGTCCAACCGACATCGACATGTCAGAG GCTAGCCCCAATAATACTAGTAGAGGACAGCTGCCTGAAGGTCTTGTGCCGGAGCTTATGCCAAAACACGTTGGATTCATTCTGGATGGTAACCGGCGGTGGGCCAAGGAGAAAGGGATGATGGTGGAGCTTGGTCACCAATTCGGCAGCAAAAAGGTGAAGCACCTCATTACTTTGTGTCACAACTGGGGAATCAAAGTTCTTTCTCTCTTCACCTTCTCCACTGAAAATTGGCTTCGCCCCAAGGAGGAGGTTGGGTTTTTGATGAGGCTGTTTAAAGAGGTGATAGATACAGAACTTGAGGAGTCCcggag GGCTGGTGTACGAATATCATTCATAGGCGATAAGTCGAAGCTCCCCACAAGTGTGCAAGAACTAGTGCAGGCAGCGGAGGAAGCCACGAAGGCCAACACAAATGTTCATATTTTGGTAGCAATGAACTACAGCGGAAGATCTGATATATTGCAGGCGTGCAAGAGAATTGCTAGGAAAGTGAAAGATGGAGCCTTGGAGGTAGAAGACATAGAGAATGAAGGGATGTTTGATGGAGAATTGGAAACCAGGTGTGCTGAGTTCCCAAACCCAGATTTGCTCATACGGACCAGCGGTGAGCTTAGGATTAGCAACTTCATGCTCTGGCAATTGGCTTATACGGAGCTCTTCTTCGTGGACAAGAACTTTCCCGACTTTCAAGAAGATGATTTCCTTCAGGCTTTGCGTTCATTTCAGCAGAGACACAGacgttttggtggacataaatactaa
- the LOC116021693 gene encoding putative late blight resistance protein homolog R1A-3, with translation MGEEWETSEGGFLRLKMLFISGAILKHWYSRGEHFPVLERLSLHFCLFLEEIPTGFTDVLTLQFIELNKCHSSLVESARKIQVEQADMYGRDDLLILDYNTWQQ, from the coding sequence ATGGGAGAAGAGTGGGAAACCAGTGAGGGTGGATTCTTGAGGCTGAAAATGTTGTTCATTAGTGGCGCAATATTGAAGCATTGGTATAGCAGGGGTGAGCATTTCCCTGTCCTTGAGCGCCTCTCCCTCCATTTCTGTCTCTTTTTGGAAGAGATCCCTACTGGTTTTACCGATGTTCTGACGCTGCAATTCATCGAGTTGAACAAGTGTCATTCTTCTCTTGTTGAATCTGCCAGGAAGATTCAAGTGGAGCAGGCAGACATGTATGGAAGGGATGATCTTCTTATTCTAGACTACAATACTTG
- the LOC116023436 gene encoding putative late blight resistance protein homolog R1A-10 — MACVALISLMRTLELEFLEPHPRVVLRKTKEIKSLLEKLAVLQSLLEQSEEKLGVSQAAGMEHLTAKVRDIAFKAEEDIESQVIEIVCAEKKSNLLLAKLLYDMFQCVAEIVCAREKTSPYARLYDMFQSVADEIEECIKKLELDTPLTVRENINLAGSPDRRHTLELEPDEEDLIMVGRAKELTQIREMLLQRSSSSYQEQRQVMSVVGMGGIGKTTFATSIYNDPSIQNHFDLLGWTTVSKDHSLRKVLCDLCRSVMQMPEDEILMASDADLAKRLRQRLIGHRYLIVVDDIWSTKAWDDVQRCFPEDLNGSRILLTTRLKEVVDYTGSSGKYVLNLPFLNSDESWKLFYEKVCSEEEERLPLELEEVGKRIVRKCNGLPLALVVVAGLLSKTNKSLEKWESIASMIINLQVTSDFHEQCSNILTFSYNNLPYPLKACFLYFGVFPEDSEILIKDLIRLWIAEGFIKVDSSQRNLEELVAKDYLQDLIDRNLVLICKQSWGGNMKTCRIHDLLYDLCLRETKNHMLVSTIQSDCSLSANSGRCFKMLRVLDLRSIAFNYVPQFDITDLILLRYLGLDSIKFIKVIEHRSNLQTLIVNRGRSRNMDDAASEWLLGIWKSQKLSAQQNSFGGLQMLKAWGFVVGLMIGSASVSSGGIIFII, encoded by the exons ATGGCCTGTGTTGCTCTCATCTCCCTTATGCGAACACTTGAGTTGGAGTTCTTAGAGCCCCATCCACGTGTGGTTCTTCgtaaaacaaaagaaatcaaGTCTCTCCTTGAAAAGCTTGCTGTTCTGCAATCCCTTCTTGAGCAATCTGAGGAGAAACTGGGTGTTAGCCAGGCGGCGGGTATGGAGCATCTGACAGCCAAAGTTAGAGATATAGCATTCAAAGCGGAAGAAGATATTGAATCTCAAGTCATAGAGATTGTTTGCGCTGAGAAAAAATCAAATCTTCTACTTGCAAAACTACTGTATGATATGTTTCAATGTGTTGCAGAGATCGTTTGTGCACGGGAAAAGACAAGTCCTTATGCAAGACTGTATGATATGTTTCAAAGTGTTGCAGATGAGATTGAAGAGTGCATTAAGAAATTAGAGTTGGATACTCCTCTAACTGTCCGTGAGAACATCAATCTTGCTGGTTCACCCGACCGCCGACATACTTTAGAATTAGAGCCTGATGAGGAGGATTTAATAATGGTTGGGCGTGCTAAGGAGTTGACCCAGATTAGGGAGATGCTCCTTCAAcgctcatcatcatcatatcagGAACAGCGGCAAGTTATGTCCGTTGTTGGCATGGGAGGTATTGGTAAAACAACTTTTgccactagtatatataatgatCCCTCAATTCAAAATCATTTTGACCTTCTTGGTTGGACAACCGTGTCCAAGGATCATAGTCTGAGAAAAGTTCTCTGTGATCTCTGCCGTTCTGTAATGCAAATGCCAGAAGATGAAATTCTCATGGCGAGTGACGCTGATCTTGCAAAAAGACTACGACAGCGTTTAATTGGACATAGGTATCTCATTGTTGTGGATGACATATGGAGTACTAAGGCCTGGGATGATGTGCAAAGATGTTTTCCAGAAGATTTGAATGGGAGTCGGATATTGTTGACCACTAGACTCAAAGAGGTAGTGGATTACACTGGATCCTCAGGTAAGTATGTGCTTAACTTGCCTTTTCTAAATTCAGATGAAAGCTGGAAATTGTTTTATGAAAAGGTGTGTAGTGAGGAGGAGGAAAGGTTGCCTTTAGAGCTGGAAGAAGTTGGGAAACGCATTGTTCGTAAATGTAATGGATTGCCACTTGCCCTTGTTGTAGTTGCAGGGCTTCTATCCAAAACCAATAAGTCACTAGAAAAATGGGAAAGCATTGCATCAATGATAATAAATCTACAAGTGACTTCAGATTTTCATGAGCAATGCTCAAACATACTCACTTTCAGCTACAACAACTTGCCTTATCCCTTAAAAgcttgttttttatattttggagTTTTTCCGGAAGACAGTGAAATCTTAATCAAGGATCTTATTAGACTTTGGATTGCAGAGGGTTTCATTAAGGTAGACAGTAGCCAAAGAAACTTGGAAGAGCTGGTTGCTAAAGATTACTTACAAGATCTAATTGACAGAAATCTAGTACTTATTTGTAAGCAAAGTTGGGGTGGCAATATGAAGACATGTAGAATACATGATTTGCTTTATGACTTGTGCCTGAGAGAAACTAAAAACCACATGCTCGTGTCCACTATCCAATCAGATTGTTCTTTATCAGCAAATTCTGGTCGTTG TTTCAAGATGCTGAGGGTACTAGACCTAAGATCAATTGCCTTCAATTATGTTCCTCAGTTTGACATAACAGACCTAATTCTTCTGAGATACCTAGGTTTGGattccataaaatttatcaagGTAATAGAACATCGTTCCAACCTTCAAACTTTAATTGTGAATCGCGGGCGTAGTCGCAACATGGATGATGCCGCAAGTGAATGGTTGCTGGGAATCTGGAAGTCACAAAAATTGAG TGCACAGCAGAATTCTTTTGGAGGACTCCAAATGTTAAAAGCTTGGGGATTCGTTGTGGGTTTAATGATTGGCAGTGCATCGGTGTCAAGTGGTGGGATAATCTTCATTATTTAA
- the LOC116021752 gene encoding ankyrin repeat domain-containing protein 50 isoform X2 yields MLLKAGASQQACEEALLEASCYGHARIAELLMGSDLIRPRIAVHALFTACCRGFANVVDALLKCGVDVNAISRVLLQSCKPSLHTNVDCTALVAAIVSRQVSVVRLLLEAGAKTDVKVRLGAWSWDAASGEEFRVGAGLADPYDITWCAVEYFEESGVILRSLLEHMPPNVSHCGRTLLHHAILCGNAGAVKVLLECGAHVESPVKTTRKTEFCPLHMAVRLGYSTVLKCLIDFGCDIDSKTESSETGLMICARYKQEECLKILLRHGADLGLVNTAGQSASSIAGSNRWQLGFQEAVLSIIRDGKVPKSSNMSIFSPLLFVAQSGDVLALKALIEQGINLDNQDESGFSAVMVAAREGHVDTFRLLVFSGANVRLCNKSGDTALTLCALNYKRDLFEKVLLEFAIEQGNRYAGGFYALHCAARRGDLDAVKVLLSRGYDVNVSDVDGNTPLILAAREGHSQACEVLISHGACCDAKNAKGETALSLARTKHKNEAEYVILDELARKLVLTGSHLQKHTKGGKGAVHIKEVRMVEGGILCWGKSSRRNVICQAAEVGPSISFRKTRQRKGDTEEAGLFRVITTKNKEVHFVCEGGFEMAELWVRGLKLVTREAVSGRGNIM; encoded by the exons ATGTTACTCAAGGCTGGGGCTTCTCAACAGGCCTGTGAGGAAGCTTTGCTAGAAGCCAGCTGCTATGGACATGCAAGGATAGCAGAGTTGTTAATGGGATCTGACCTCATTCGGCCTCGCATTGCTGTACATGCTCTCTTTACTGCATGCTGCAGGGGATTTGCAAATGTGGTGGATGCTCTCCTGAAG TGTGGAGTGGATGTGAATGCAATTAGTCGTGTGCTTCTCCAGTCATGCAAACCATCTCTGCACACAAATGTTGACTGTACAGCTCTTGTGGCTGCTATTGTTAGTAGGCAAGTCTCAGTAGTCCGTCTTCTGCTAGAG GCTGGTGCTAAAACTGATGTTAAAGTGCGGCTTGGAGCGTGGTCATGGGATGCAGCTTCAGGTGAAGAATTCAGAGTAGGTGCTGGGCTAGCTGATCCCTATGACATTACTTGGTGTGCTGTAGAGTACTTTGAAGAAAGTGGTGTCATTTTGCGCTCTCTTCTCGAGCACATGCCTCCTAACGTGTCTCACTGTGGAAGGACTCTGTTACATCATGCCATTCTTTGTGGCAATGCAGGAGCTGTCAAGGTACTTTTAGAATGTGGTGCTCATGTGGAGTCTCCAGTTAAAACCACCCGGAAAACTGAGTTCTGCCCTTTACATATGGCTGTACGCCTTGGATATTCAACTGTTCTCaagtgtctaattgactttgGCTGTGACATAGATTCAAAAACAGAATCCAGCGAGACAGGTCTTATGATCTGTGCTAGATACAAACAAGAAGAGTGCCTCAAAATCTTGCTCAGACATGGTGCTGATTTAGGCTTAGTAAATACAGCCGGTCAATCAGCAAGTTCGATTGCTGGTTCCAACCGATGGCAGCTTGGTTTTCAGGAAGCAGTCCTGAGCATCATCCGCGATGGAAAGGTTCCTAAGTCAAGCAATATGTCCATATTCTCTCCTTTACTGTTTGTTGCTCAATCTGGAGATGTTTTGGCACTAAAAGCTCTCATTGAGCAAGGGATCAATCTTGATAATCAAGATGAAAGCGGTTTCTCTGCTGTTATGGTTGCTGCAAGGGAAGGCCATGTTGATACCTTCCGGTTGCTTGTATTCTCTGGAGCCAATGTCAGACTCTGCAATAAGTCTGGGGACACAGCACTAACACTCTGTGCACTGAATTACAAGCGCGATCTCTTTGAAAAGGTTTTGCTCGAGTTCGCTATTGAACAAGGTAACCGTTATGCTGGAGGATTTTATGCTCTACATTGTGCTGCTCGTCGGGGGGACTTGGATGCAGTGAAAGTGTTATTAAGTAGGGGTTATGACGTAAACGTATCTGATGTGGATGGTAACACACCCCTTATTCTGGCAGCCCGCGAAGGTCACAGCCAAGCATGTGAAGTATTGATCTCTCACGGAGCTTGTTGTGACGCCAAGAATGCAAAGGGTGAAACTGCGCTATCACTAGCAAGAACGAAACATAAAAATGAGGCAGAGTACGTGATATTAGACGAACTTGCTCGAAAACTGGTCTTAACTGGCTCCCATTTACAGAAACACACAAAGGGAGGCAAAGGAGCTGTGCACATAAAAGAAGTTAGAATGGTGGAAGGCGGAATCTTGTGCTGGGGAAAATCAAGCAGGCGCAATGTCATATGCCAGGCAGCAGAAGTCGGCCCCAGCATTAGCTTTCGAAAAACTAGGCAACGGAAGGGTGACACAGAAGAGGCAGGACTATTTCGTGTGATCACAACAAAGAACAAGGAAGTGCACTTTGTGTGTGAGGGTGGATTTGAGATGGCGGAGTTGTGGGTGAGGGGACTAAAGCTCGTGACAAGAGAGGCTGTTTCCGGCAGAGGCAATATAATGTAG
- the LOC116022876 gene encoding transcription termination factor MTERF5, chloroplastic-like, translated as MISSMHHVRCPIPGLAFLERTSLPIKYPVTESSCTAMMSSIHVRCSPTLWLGLAFLGNTPSLIRNRVLFPRNVFSCPAKFAESELEGSFSFRTVPPNLVAAEKEEAKAVLTLFLKKQGLSNAGSARIIKKSEAFIDHLVSRLHSIHKSHYLVGRELTTLEIRDALIPYLETLHEEYGDILVDVVESYPNLPVKVEEKEEEDIHKPPLPTTPSSPPSAILDSKKLKALARVTDPGPKRKLPSYVPYLAELGMDIELIRKITRKFPAFAFYSLEGKIKPVVEFLLELGIPKSQVVTILTKRPQLCGISLSENLIPTMTFLENLGVDKTQWAKVIYRSPSLLTYSKPRLKVTVDFLYEMGLSAESVSKVLTRCPNIISYSVEDKLRPAAEYFRSLGVDVATLLYRCPQTFGLSINTHIKPTTEFFVGKGYSVAEVASMVSKYAALYTFSLATLVLKWDFFLTMGYPKSELIKFPQYFGYSLEERIKPRYAIMIDNGVRLLLNQLLSLSDDEFDKALKKKLKKLDEN; from the exons ATGATATCCTCTATGCACCACGTCCGATGCCCCATCCCCGGCCTCGCGTTTCTTGAAAGAACATCTCTACCCATTAAGTATCC AGTAACAGAGTCGAGCTGTACAGCAATGATGTCCTCTATCCATGTCCGATGCTCCCCCACCCTGTGGCTGGGGCTTGCATTTCTTGGAAACACACCTTCACTCATTAG AAATAGGGTGTTGTTTCCTCGAAATGTTTTCTCTTGCCCAGCAAAGTTTG CTGAATCTGAGCTAGAAGGCTCTTTTAGCTTCAGGACGGTGCCCCCAAACCTGGTAGCAGcagagaaagaagaagctaAGGCGGTGTTGACCTTATTTCTGAAGAAACAAGGCTTAAGCAATGCAGGTTCGGCAAGAATTATCAAAAAATCAGAAGCCTTCATTGATCACCTTGTCTCACGGCTTCACTCCATTCATAAGTCTCACTATCTTGTTG GCAGGGAACTTACGACACTTGAGATCAGGGATGCCCTTATCCCGTACCTTGAAACCCTTCACGAGGAATATGGAGACATTCTGGTAGATGTTGTAGAAAGCTACCCCAACCTTCCCGTTAAAgttgaagagaaagaagaagaagatattcaTAAACCTCCTCTTCCAACTACACCATCTTCTCCCCCTAGTGCTATCCTCGACTCCAAGAAGCTTAAGGCCTTGGCTCGTGTGACTGATCCTGGTCCAAAAAGGAAGCTCCCTTCATATGTTCCATACCTCGCGGAGCTTGGAATGGATATCGAATTGATTAGAAAAATTACGCGTAAATTTCCAGCATTTGCTTTCTACAGTTTGGAGGGAAAAATTAAGCCGGTGGTTGAATTTCTTCTTGAACTCGGAATACCAAAATCACAGGTTGTCACCATTCTCACCAAGAGACCTCAACTTTGTGGAATTAGCCTCTCAGAAAATTTGATTCCCACCATGACATTTTTAGAGAACTTGGGAGTAGACAAAACGCAATGGGCAAAAGTTATATACCGGTCCCCTTCACTTCTTACTTACAGCAAGCCAAGATTGAAAGTGACTGTTGACTTTTTGTACGAAATGGGTCTATCGGCTGAGAGTGTGAGCAAGGTTCTAACTCGCTGCCCAAACATTATTAGTTATAGCGTGGAGGACAAACTAAGGCCTGCAGCAGAGTACTTCCGTTCCTTGGGGGTTGATGTTGCAACTCTCCTTTATCGATGCCCTCAAACTTTTGGTCTAAGCATCAACACTCATATAAAGCCCACAACAGAATTCTTCGTGGGCAAGGGGTACAGCGTGGCAGAGGTTGCAAGTATGGTGTCAAAGTATGCTGCCTTGTATACTTTTAGCTTGGCTACATTGGTCTTGAAATGGGATTTCTTTTTGACCATGGGTTATCCAAAGTCGGAATTGATCAAGTTTCCTCAGTATTTTGGTTATAGTTTGGAAGAAAGGATCAAGCCTAGGTATGCCATTATGATAGATAATGGCGTGAGGCTGTTATTGAACCAGTTGCTGTCTCTATCAGACGACGAGTTTGACaaagctttgaagaagaaactgaagaagcTAGATGAAAATTAG